The Meriones unguiculatus strain TT.TT164.6M chromosome 1, Bangor_MerUng_6.1, whole genome shotgun sequence genome has a segment encoding these proteins:
- the Drd4 gene encoding D(4) dopamine receptor — MGNGSAADHGGLLPGRGPESLGTSAGLGGAGVAALVGGVLLIGMVLAGNSLVCVSVASERTLQTPTNYFIVSLAAADLLLAVLVLPLFVYSEVQGGVWLLSSRLCDTLMAMDVMLCTASIFNLCAISVDRFVAVTVPLRYNSQGQRQLLLIAATWLLSAAVAAPVLCGLNDVPGRDPTVCRLEDRDYVVYSSVCSFFLPCPLMLLLYWATFRGLRRWEAARHAKLHSRAPRRPSGPGPPGSDPAQGPFLPHCPPPSPSLLPGPSGSGVREPDPSGSPCSAELPLPEAPAPPAPSCRGRRGAKITGRERKAMRVLPVVVGAFLMCWTPFFVVHITRALCPACFVPPSLVSAVTWLGYVNSALNPVIYTVFNAEFRSVFRKILRLRC, encoded by the exons ATGGGGAACGGCAGCGCCGCTGACCACGGTGGGCTGTTGCCTGGGCGTGGGCCAGAGTCCCTGGGGACCAGCGCCGGGCTCGGGGGCGCGGGCGTGGCGGCGCTGGTGGGGGGCGTGCTGCTCATCGGCATGGTGCTGGCCGGGAACTCTCTGGTGTGCGTGAGCGTGGCCTCCGAGCGCACCCTGCAGACTCCCACCAACTACTTCATCGTGAGCCTGGCCGCCGCCGACCTCCTCCTCGCGGTGCTGGTGCTGCCCCTGTTTGTCTACTCCGAG GTCCAGGGTGGCGTGTGGCTGCTGAGCTCCCGTCTCTGCGACACCCTCATGGCCATGGACGTCATGCTGTGCACAGCCTCCATCTTCAACCTGTGCGCCATCAGCGTGGACAG gttCGTGGCTGTGACTGTGCCGCTGCGTTACAACAGTCAGGGCCAGCGCCAGCTGCTGCTCATCGCCGCCACGTGGCTGCTGTCGGCCGCGGTGGCCGCCCCGGTGCTGTGCGGCCTCAACGACGTGCCGGGCCGCGACCCAACCGTGTGCCGCCTGGAGGACCGCGACTACGTGGTCTACTCGTCCGTGTGCTCCTTCTTCCTGCCCTGTCCGCTCATGCTGCTGCTTTACTGGGCCACTTTCCGTGGCCTGCGGCGCTGGGAGGCAGCCCGGCACGCCAAGCTTCACAGCCGCGCGCCGCGCCGACCCAGCGGCCCGGGCCCCCCGGGGTCAGACCCTGCTCAGGGCCCGTTCTTGCCACACTGCCCACCCCCATCACCCAGCCTCCTGCCGGGTCCCAGCGGCTCCGGCGTGCGGGAGCCAGACCCCTCCGGGAGCCCCTGCAGCGCCGAGCTTCCGCTCCCCGAGGCACCCGCGCCGCCCGCGCCGTCTTGCCGCGGAAGAAGAGGCGCCAAGATCACCGGAAGGGAGCGCAAGGCGATGAGGGTCCTGCCGGTTGTAGTCG GGGCCTTCCTGATGTGTTGGACGCCTTTCTTCGTGGTGCACATCACGCGGGCGCTGTGTCCGGCTTGTTTCGTGCCTCCAAGCCTGGTCAGTGCGGTCACCTGGCTAGGCTATGTCAACAGTGCCCTCAACCCCGTCATCTACACCGTCTTCAACGCGGAGTTTCGCAGCGTCTTCCGCAAGATTCTCCGTCTCCGCTGCTGA